A genomic stretch from Leishmania donovani BPK282A1 complete genome, chromosome 36 includes:
- a CDS encoding vacuolar protein sorting-associated protein, putative — MSSVSSSKVNRGRRNCLEQAWNYLNTAFSATAGLKVLLCDDATREILSVAYSQHQLLQHNVVLVDMLANEERYPMKHFSCVIVCRPSAASLAAVYQELAEGNFASYDIYFTYMLDSSLVQSLANADVLNLVSRVGELYINSIPVTEWVCLMQLKPSPLAKGPSPFMNPITYSQWDPKSLERMSEGIISMLLSTNRRAVIRYREGSKVSEKLAVEVAARMKSVHATFPDLKATESVLVILDRKDDPVTPLLMPWTYEAMIHELIGFQRGNEVVIDDPDAKPEDRVHVVAPQTDGFFGQHRYDDWGQVCVAVSEMVKAYKEMNQFDRNTVSLDEIKNFMNRFPEARKQSVQVTRHCAITSELVAEINGRNLTRLSVLEQDIINNNNVTEHSRLVLEVVQDPKTDVDDALRIVMLYHLHYERVAGNIIMQLKQELMQRQCPQEKVQLIDRLIEYAGQDQRCHEIFRSSTGHMLKTVAKAVGQFGKDVQNVLTQHVPLVKKIINRVYNGTLSVEKYPVQRVPGCPIPASQAPFVRAKDIIVVYIGGYTFSEAMLLAQINEGNVDNNQETLMNFGKQVSRKLGTDGVTGPSTEPYTAKIEAHVSLITTSMLNSKDFIHSLPS; from the coding sequence ATGTCTTCCGTATCCTCCTCGAAGGTAAACCGCGGGCGCCGCAACTGCCTGGAACAGGCTTGGAACTACTTGAACACAGCTTTTAGCGCCACGGCGGGTCTCAAGGTGCTCCTGTGCGATGATGCGACTCGTGAAATCCTCTCCGTTGCCTATTCTcagcaccagctgctgcagcataATGTAGTGCTGGTCGATATGCTGGCGAACGAGGAGCGCTATCCCATGAAGCACTTCTCCTGTGTGATTGTGTGCCGCCCCTCTGCGGCATCGTTGGCAGCTGTATATcaggagctggcggagggCAACTTCGCCTCCTATGACATCTACTTTACCTACATGCTAGACTCCTCGCTGGTGCAGTCCTTGGCGAACGCAGATGTGCTTAATCTAGTGTCGCGCGTTGGGGAACTGTACATCAACTCCATTCCCGTGACGGAGTGGGTGTGTCTGATGCAGCTGAAACCCTCGCCGCTGGCCAAAGGCCCAAGCCCGTTCATGAACCCCATCACGTACAGTCAGTGGGACCCCAAGTCGCTCGAGCGCATGTCGGAGGGCATCATTAGCATGCTGCTGTCGACGAATCGCCGGGCTGTCATTCGGTACCGCGAGGGCAGCAAGGTTTCCGAGAAGCTCGCGGTCGAGGTGGCAGCTCGCATGAAGAGTGTTCACGCCACATTCCCTGACCTCAAGGCCACCGAGAGTGTGCTGGTGATCTTGGACCGCAAGGACGACCCTGTAACCCCACTGTTGATGCCCTGGACCTACGAGGCAATGATTCATGAGCTGATCGGCTTCCAGCGCGGCAACGAAGTCGTCATCGACGACCCAGATGCGAAGCCGGAGGATCGCGTGCATGTCGTCGCGCCGCAGACGGACGGCTTTTTTGGCCAGCATCGCTACGACGATTGGGGCCAGGTCTGCGTGGCGGTGAGTGAGATGGTGAAGGCGTACAAGGAGATGAACCAATTTGACCGCAACACCGTTTCCTTGGATGAAATCAAAAATTTCATGAACCGTTTCCCTGAGGCTCGCAAGCAGTCGGTGCAGGTGACCCGACACTGCGCTATCACGAGCGAGCTGGTCGCCGAGATCAACGGCCGCAACCTCACGCGGCTCTCGGTACTCGAGCAGGACATcatcaacaacaacaacgtgACGGAGCACAGCCGCCTCGTGCTGGAGGTGGTACAGGACCCCAAGACGGACGTCGACGATGCGCTGCGCATTGTGATGCTGTACCACCTGCACTACGAAAGGGTGGCCGGCAACATCATCATGCAGCTAAAGCAGGAGCTCATGCAGCGTCAATGCCCGCAGGAGAAGGTCCAGCTGATCGACCGCCTTATCGAGTATGCTGGACAGGACCAGCGGTGCCACGAGATATTCCGATCTTCAACGGGGCACATGCTCAAGACGGTCGCGAAGGCTGTTGGGCAGTTTGGCAAGGACGTGCAGAATGTGCTCACGCAGCACGTACCGCTCGTCAAGAAGATCATCAACCGTGTCTACAACGGTACACTATCGGTGGAGAAGTATCCGGTGCAGAGGGTGCCGGGGTGTCCTATTCCCGCTAGCCAGGCGCCGTTTGTGCGCGCCAAGGACATTATCGTTGTGTACATTGGCGGCTACACTTTTTcggaggcgatgctgctggcgcagatCAACGAAGGCAACGTGGACAATAACCAGGAGACGCTGATGAACTTCGGCAAGCAGGTATCGCGTAAGCTGGGCACCGACGGCGTCACGGGGCCATCGACGGAGCCGTACACCGCCAAGATCGAGGCGCACGTCTCCCTCATTACGACGTCGATGCTGAACAGCAAGGATTTTATACACTCACTGCCCTCCTAG
- a CDS encoding DNAJ domain protein, putative, which yields MTQDEAPAASSSGKGNWEALKEQGNQAFKSNAFAEAIQHYSAAIEAHPDEPVLYSNRSAAYLKRGQYQEAAHDAEKAVTMDRTFAKAYSRLHSALCNLGLFDRASEALKAGLTAVSTSPKATPQDVKHLRELLNSAEQASKVVPRGRQLIETGCFAEAGRALAGPYRDFPGSSTLAFLYAEAHAPSSPDEASRVLSPFAYTHSSDPYYLYLRALVLYYRGQEGFSSAQNILRETLQMDPDNTKARILLKRIRAVESHKDAGNVAFKNKNAKVAVDEYTQAVECDPTNARMNATLRSNRAAAKMDLNDYKGALLDCDYAISNGATSAKIYARRSRIQEQLENFDEAVRDMQQAAEEDNQFVAELRQLKARAKRAKRKDYYKILGLPQHESNQDAIKRAYKKACLQWHPDKWAHASEEEKSHAETQFKEIGEAFGVLSDPKKKRMYDSGQMDNDVEGANMPSGFGGGASQEDIVTVMNMMFGGGGFQAGGFPGAFGGAGNGRRRPRGGPGFF from the coding sequence ATGACACAGGACGAAGCGCCCGCCGCCAGTTCTAGCGGCAAGGGCAACTGGGAGGCCCTGAAGGAGCAGGGCAATCAGGCGTTCAAGTCGAACGCATTCGCGGAGGCGATTCAGCACTATagcgccgccatcgaggCCCATCCAGATGAACCGGTGCTCTACTCGAACCGCAGTGCGGCATACTTGAAGAGGGGGCAATACCAGGAAGCCGCTCACgacgcggagaaggcggtgacAATGGATAGAACATTTGCGAAGGCGTACTCGCGGCTGCACAGCGCCTTGTGTAATCTAGGCTTGTTTGACCGCGCCTcggaggcgctgaaggcaGGTCTGACGGCCGTGTCGACGTCGCCAAAGGCCACGCCACAGGACGTGAAGCACCTCAGGGAGTTGTTGAATAGTGCGGAGCAGGCCAGCAAAGTTGTGCCGCGCGGGCGGCAGCTGATAGAGACCGGCTGCTTTGCAGAGGCCGGCCGCGCACTCGCCGGCCCGTATCGCGACTTTCCTGGCTCCTCGACACTGGCGTTTCTCTacgcagaggcgcacgcgccttCGTCGCCGGATGAGGCATCCAGAgtcctctcccccttcgcGTACACGCACAGCTCCGACCCTTACTACCTCTATCTACGTGCACTGGTGCTATACTACCGCGGCCAGGAAGGCTTCTCCAGCGCGCAGAATATTTTGCGAGAGACGCTACAGATGGACCCCGACAACACCAAAGCGCGTATCTTGCTCAAGCGCATCCGTGCTGTTGAGTCACACAAGGACGCCGGCAACGTCGCCTTCAAGAACAAGAACGCCAAGGTGGCCGTCGATGAGTACACTCAGGCGGTCGAGTGCGACCCGACCAACGCCCGCATGAATGCTacgctgcgcagcaaccgggcagcggcgaagaTGGACTTGAACGACTACAAGGGTGCTCTCCTCGACTGCGACTACGCCATCAGCAACGGCGCCACTTCTGCGAAAATCTAcgctcgccgcagccgcattCAAGAGCAGCTGGAGAACTTCGATGAGGCGGTGCGGGACATGCAGcaggccgccgaggaggataACCAGTTCGtagcggagctgcgccagctgaaGGCGCGCGCCAAGCGTGCGAAGCGCAAGGACTACTACAAAATACTCGGTCTTCCTCAACACGAGTCTAACCAGGATGCCATCAAGCGAGCTTACAAGAAAGCGTGTTTGCAGTGGCACCCAGACAAGTGGGCGCACGCaagcgaagaagagaagTCGCATGCGGAGACGCAGTTCAAGGAGATCGGTGAGGCCTTTGGCGTCCTGTCTGACccaaagaagaagcgcatgTACGACTCAGGTCAGATGGACAATGACGTGGAGGGGGCCAACATGCCAAGCGGctttggcggcggtgcgagcCAGGAGGATATTGTCACTGTGATGAACATGATGtttggcggcggtggcttcCAGGCGGGCGGCTTCCCAGGTGCCTTTGGAGGCGCAGGCAAtggtcgccgtcgcccccGCGGCGGTCCGGGCTTCTTTTGA
- a CDS encoding dihydrouridine synthase domain protein-like protein, with amino-acid sequence MKVEESMFYHKTILAPMVRVCSPGFRALCGAHGADVVFTEEVVAAKLATCQREVVHYPTVDTPMAEYVSYDPFKNTYKRTVVLSTPVLPDITCGGHKAERIAAPRIVLQLGVADPARGAAAALVCSNDIDGIDINMGCPKKFSVHNGFGAALMKRPEVGGAIVRAVHDAVNSDSNVEARGGKRVAMSLKTRLQDTAEATVGMLRAILAAAQHTPTNPILHAITIHARTPDQRSEQAPLYDRAAEVVRTCRADAAFEGICLVLNGSVLSRQDGEAKCALYGFDAAMIARAALEDARCFHRKGSELRFSSAAHDSEAQSTEDAEVYAMAIMKELFFYSVRYRTLFNNFKYHLTRAFPMVKALKPFMEEVQVELRSYADCYEFFRLTVEEKALADSCAHTVELLVEKSASTRKRAAVTAAASEEVGAQEHKLARVETTKASS; translated from the coding sequence ATGAAGGTGGAGGAGTCAATGTTCTACCACAAGACGATATTGGCGCCGATGGTACGCGTGTGCAGCCCTGGCTTTCGCGCCCTGTGCGGCGCACACGGTGCCGATGTCGTCTTCActgaggaggtggtggccgccAAGCTTGCGACATGCCAGCGCGAGGTGGTGCACTACCCCACAGTAGACACGCCGATGGCCGAATACGTGTCCTACGACCCCTTCAAAAACACCTACAAGCGTACTGTTGTGCTGAGCACGCCTGTGCTCCCTGACATCACCTGCGGCGGACACAAGGCAGAGCGCATCGCTGCCCCTCGCATTGTGCTGCAGCTTGGCGTCGCAGACCCTGCgcgtggtgcggctgcggcgcttgTGTGCAGCAATGACATAGACGGCATCGACATCAACATGGGATGCCCCAAAAAGTTCAGTGTGCACAACGGCTTCGGCGCCGCACTGATGAAGCGGCCGGAGGTCGGCGGGGCTATTGTGCGGGCCGTGCACGACGCGGTGAACAGCGACTCGAATGTGGAAGCACGGGGTGGTAAGCGCGTCGCCATGAGCCTCAAGACGCGTCTTCAGGACACTGCCGAAGCCACTGTGGGGATGCTGCGAGCGAtactggcggcggcgcagcacacgccGACGAACCCTATCCTGCACGCCATCACCATTCACGCCCGCACGCCGGACCAGCGGTCTGAGCAAGCTCCGCTGTACGACcgcgcggcagaggtggTACGCACCTGCAGGGCCGACGCCGCCTTCGAAGGCATCTGCTTGGTTCTGAACGGCTCCGTGTTGTCGCGCCAAGACGGGGAGGCAAAGTGCGCGCTGTACGGCTTCGACGCAGCCATGATTGCTCGCGCCGCCCTGGAGGACGCGCGTTGCTTTCACCGCAAAGGCAGCGAACTTCGATTCTCCTCTGCTGCTCAcgacagcgaggcgcagTCGACGGAGGACGCTGAGGTGTACGCCATGGCCATAATGAAGGAGCTCTTTTTCTACTCGGTGCGCTACCGCACCCTCTTCAACAACTTCAAGTACCACCTCACGCGCGCGTTTCCGATGGTGAAGGCCCTAAAGCCGTtcatggaggaggtgcaggtTGAGCTGCGCAGCTACGCCGACTGCTACGAGTTCTTCCGCTTGACTGTagaggagaaggcgctggCGGACTCGTGTGCGCACACGGTGGAGCTGCTCGTGGAGAAGTCGGCATCCACGCGAAAGCGTGCAGCGGtgaccgcggcggcgagtgaGGAGGTTGGCGCGCAAGAGCACAAGCTTGCCCGTGTCGAGACGACGAAAGCGTCCAGTTAA